In the genome of Candoia aspera isolate rCanAsp1 chromosome 1, rCanAsp1.hap2, whole genome shotgun sequence, one region contains:
- the RAB32 gene encoding ras-related protein Rab-32: MAGAERGGGGGSSRAPESREHLFKVLVIGELGVGKTSIIKRYVHQLFSQHYRATIGVDFALKVLNWDTRTLVRLQLWDIAGQERFGNMTRVYYKEAVGAFVVFDVTRGSTFEAVSKWKHDLDNKVLLPNGSPIPAILLANKCDQKKDSSQNPSSSQLNQFCKEGGFAGWFETSAKDNINIDEAARFLVENILANLKAFPNEENDVDKLKLDLNPLKAESKSQCC; encoded by the exons ATGGCTGGAGCAGAGAGAGGCGGGGGCGGCGGCAGCTCCAGAGCACCTGAGAGTCGGGAACATCTCTTTAAGGTTTTAGTCATCGGGGAGCTGGGCGTCGGCAAAACAAGTATCATCAAGCGCTACGTCCACCAGCTGTTCTCCCAGCACTACCGGGCTACCATCGGGGTGGATTTCGCTCTCAAAGTCCTCAACTGGGACACCAGGACCCTGGTCAGGTTGCAACTCTGGGACATCGCAG GTCAAGAACGCTTTGGAAATATGACCAGAGTGTACTATAAAGAAGCTGTAGGAGCTTTTGTAGTCTTTGATGTCACCAGAGGATCAACATTTGAGGCAGTTTCCAAGTGGAAACATGACTTGGACAATAAAGTACTGCTCCCCAATGGTAGCCCAATCCCTGCCATTCTACTTGCCAATAAATGTGACCAGAAGAAAGACAGTAGCCAAAATCCTTCTTCTTCTCAGTTGAATCAGTTCTGCAAAGAGGGAGGCTTTGCTGGATGGTTTGAAACTTCTGCTAAG GATAACATCAACATTGATGAGGCTGCTCGGTTCTTGGTGGAAAACATCCTTGCCAACCTGAAGGCCTTTCCGAATGAAGAGAATGACGTTGATAAATTAAAACTGGACCTGAATCCCTTAAAAGCAGAAAGTAAATCCCAGTGCTGTTAG